The following proteins come from a genomic window of Nicotiana tomentosiformis chromosome 12, ASM39032v3, whole genome shotgun sequence:
- the LOC138902731 gene encoding uncharacterized protein: MNGVVEAANKTIKRILRKIVDNHSQWHEKLPFALLGYQTSMRTSTGATPYMFVYGTESVIPTEVEMPSLRVIQEAKLDDAEWIRVKQEQLMLIDEKRIDAVCHGQLYQNRMASAFNKRVKPRQFTTEQLVLRKIFPHQEEAKGKFAPNWQSHYVVHRALLDRALILAEMDGRVNTKPINSDIIKRYYV, from the coding sequence atgaatggggtAGTTGAGGCAGCCAACAAGACTATCAAGAGAATTCTtcgaaagatagtggacaatcacagtcaatggcacgagaaactaccTTTCGCTTTACTGGGTTATCAAACTTccatgagaacatccactggGGCAACGCCATATATGTTCGTATACGGCACTGAATCTGTAATACCCACAGAGGTCGAGATGCCGTCTTTAAGAGTCATTCAAGAGGCAAAGTTAGATGACGCAGAATGGATACGGGTCAAacaggagcaactcatgctcattgacgaGAAAAGAATAGatgcagtatgtcatggtcagctatatcagaacaggatggccagtgcatttaacaaGAGAGTGAAGCCTCGCCAGTTCACAACAGAGCAGTTAGTCTTGAGGAAAATCTTTCcccatcaagaagaagccaaggGAAAGTTCGCACCTAACTGGCAAAGTCATTACGTGGTTCACCGAGCACTGTTGGACAGAGCtctaatcttggcagaaatggatggaagagtcAACACGAAGCCTATCAACTCGGACataatcaagagatactatgtttga